From the genome of Pseudomonas sp. AB6, one region includes:
- a CDS encoding alpha/beta hydrolase, whose protein sequence is MSKWFILMIMSVSLPLFAAEAPSYGPQLEGFNYPYSAKNYVFESQGQRIQMGYMDIKPSAKSNGKTVVLLHGKNFCGATWESAIKPLSEAGYRVVAPDQIGFCRSSKPEHYIYSFEQLAQNTRRLLNSLGIDHVTVVGHSMGGMLATRFALTYSKQVDQLILVDPLGLEDWKAKGVPAITFEQWYARDLKTTAQTIRKYQQATYYANQWRPEFDRWVSMQAGMYTGSGREEVARASARTYVMIFNQPVFYEFEKLSMPTLLLIGQKDNTAIGKDLAPEPLRSTLGNYPQLGKAVAKRIPRATLVEFADLGHSPQIQDPALFNKALLNGLIH, encoded by the coding sequence ATGAGCAAATGGTTTATCCTCATGATAATGAGCGTCAGTTTGCCGCTTTTCGCTGCCGAAGCGCCGTCTTACGGCCCACAACTAGAAGGGTTTAATTATCCTTACTCCGCGAAAAACTATGTGTTCGAGTCTCAAGGCCAACGTATCCAAATGGGCTACATGGACATCAAGCCGTCAGCTAAGAGCAACGGAAAAACAGTTGTTCTATTGCACGGAAAAAACTTCTGCGGTGCAACATGGGAATCAGCGATCAAGCCGTTGAGTGAGGCCGGTTACCGAGTGGTGGCGCCTGATCAGATTGGCTTCTGCCGATCAAGCAAGCCTGAGCATTACATCTACAGCTTTGAACAGCTGGCGCAAAACACGCGACGGTTGCTGAACAGTCTGGGTATTGATCACGTCACGGTCGTCGGGCATTCCATGGGCGGTATGCTTGCCACCCGTTTTGCGCTGACGTACTCGAAGCAGGTGGACCAACTGATACTGGTCGACCCGCTAGGCCTGGAAGATTGGAAAGCCAAAGGCGTACCGGCCATTACGTTCGAACAGTGGTATGCCCGTGATCTTAAAACCACTGCGCAAACCATTCGTAAATACCAACAAGCGACCTATTACGCGAACCAGTGGCGACCCGAGTTTGATCGCTGGGTCAGTATGCAAGCCGGCATGTATACCGGCAGCGGCCGCGAAGAGGTTGCCCGGGCATCCGCACGCACCTACGTAATGATCTTCAATCAGCCGGTGTTTTACGAGTTCGAGAAACTGTCAATGCCGACCCTGCTGTTGATCGGCCAGAAAGACAACACCGCCATCGGCAAAGACCTTGCGCCCGAACCGTTGCGCAGCACGTTGGGTAACTATCCGCAATTGGGCAAAGCGGTCGCCAAGCGCATACCCCGCGCAACGCTGGTGGAGTTCGCCGATTTGGGCCATTCACCGCAAATTCAAGATCCAGCACTGTTTAACAAAGCGTTGCTTAATGG